The bacterium genomic sequence CGCCCCGGCCGGGACCTCGGTCTCCGGGAAGGCGGCCAGCCCCCGCAGGCGGAGCGCCCCGCCCACGCCGGGATGATCCACGTAGAGCACCGAAATCCCCCGCCGGCGGAAGGTCTCGGCGTTCGTGATGTAGGTGGCCTCCTTGATGGAGTCGAAGCCGCCGAAGTGGACCATGCAGGGCTTCCGGCCCTCGCCCGGTGCCCGGGAGAAGACAGAGGGAAGCGTCGTATCCTTATATGGAACTTCAATAAGTTCAGCCTGTTCTCCAGATTTTTCTAGATATAACTTGAAAGTATCGAGGCCCTTTTTATAGGCCTCCAGATTGCGGGGATCGCGGTGGGAGATCAGCCGGTTGGCGTAAAAATGCGCCACCGCCGCCCGCATGAACTTCCGCCCCGCGCTGAGGGGGCGCCCCTGCTCCAAATCGGCCCGGCCCATGCGGGCGAATCTCTCGCCGCACACCGTCCAGGCCTGGTACCAGCGTTCGGGCCCCTGGGGATGGCCCAGCGGGGCCACCTCCTTGAGCCCGGCGCAGACATCATTGATCACCGAGGCCGGCATCCCGCAGCAGCCCATCGCGGAAATCGCCAGCGTCCAG encodes the following:
- a CDS encoding prolyl oligopeptidase family serine peptidase; this translates as MKDYFPENYPWTLAISAMGCCGMPASVINDVCAGLKEVAPLGHPQGPERWYQAWTVCGERFARMGRADLEQGRPLSAGRKFMRAAVAHFYANRLISHRDPRNLEAYKKGLDTFKLYLEKSGEQAELIEVPYKDTTLPSVFSRAPGEGRKPCMVHFGGFDSIKEATYITNAETFRRRGISVLYVDHPGVGGALRLRGLAAFPETEVPAGAAVDYLEGRDDVDADRIGMIAQSLGGYYGTRAAAFEKRFKCCIAWGALWDFEELAWKLIKKAGGTGDAPSVTDFTEHLLWVFGKDTVEEAMKVAAGCKLEGVIGKLTVPYLVQHGGNDRQVPLAHARKSVEGAVNSPRAEIKIFSIEEGACEHCNFDDREIANDYMADFAAEVLGGHTKSG